The genomic region TTGTTCCATTGCCACTAACGCAAAGAGGCAATCGATATGTGATGATGGTTGTGGATCAGTTCACTAATTGAGTTGAGTTTATCCCATTACCTTCACAGACAGCTGAGGTAACTGCGAAGGCAATGGTAAATCAAGTGTTCTGTAGGTATAGGAATACCCATGGAAATCATGACGGATAGGTGCACTAACTTTGAAAGCCTGTTGTTCACGCAAGTGTGTTAATTACTGCACATTAATAAGACTCGTACAACGGCCTATCGAACTAGCACTAATGGTAAGGTCAAAAGGTACAACCGCACACTCATGGATGCCGTTCGCTGCTATATAGGCTCCCGAAAAAACACGTGGGATGAAAACCTGCAGCAGATAGCGGCGGCTATGCGTTCGGCAGTGTGTAGAAGTACTGATTTCACCGCTAACCGTATGATGCTAGGACGGGAGGTTTTTACCCCTGCAGATCTGGTTTATCAATTGCCGTCTCATGAGGCACAACCTGTGATGGAATGGTTGGAGTGGGCATCAGGCTCACATGAAGCGGGATCACGATGTGCGGTTTTACCAGAACACCTATCGAGTAGGCGATTTTGGTATATGTTCTTAATATAGCAGGAAAAAAGGGCAAGGCTAAGAAGGTGTTGCCACAATGGACTGGGCCGGAAATGATAGTGAGGAAATTCACTGATTTCCTATAGCAAGTCCGATTACGGGGGAAGAGGGTCAATCATGACCGGTTGAAAACTTGTAAGTTGCATAACCCTCCTGCATGGGTGGTTTGAGAGCGAGAGAGCTGTGTTTTCTGAAAGAGGTGCAAGATAAGCCTCTTTATTGTATGTGTAGGGGAGTCGACGATGGTTCATTTATGGTTGCCTGTGATGTATGTGAGGAGTGGTTCCACGGAAAGTGCGTGGGAGTCACCGAGGAAGATGGTGATAAGATTGATCTTTACGCACGTCCTGATAGTAGGAAGGATTAGGTCCTATAGGTTGGAAGAGATCTAGTCGGTTTTCAAGAGACGGTTTTCAAGTGATCTCTCTGGGTTTATACTTGCAGGATGTCTAGGGTGGTCGGTCGTGTTGATGGCCGGGATGTATTCCAAGAAGTGGAGAAAGCGAATGACCGGGAAACGCTCTGGGTGTCTGGGCGTGATCTGGTCATCGAGCTTGGGACTATGTTGCCCTTAGACCATGGTAGGGTCGAATGGGCGGTGCAAGGACAGGTAAGTATGGCTAGGAAAAGAGCCAAACATGGCTTCATAGCTGAGGTCAGGAAGTATGGTCATCAAATCCTCAGTGATGCTTTCATCCAGAGGGTTTTGGCCGGTCCTCAGAAGCAAAGGGGAATCCCTGGAGCTTCACTGACCCCGAGGCGGTCCCGGAGTAGGTCTAAACTACTCGGATTGCGGCCagcgcccccccccccaattccGACCGCGCAGGATTTTCCTGCGCTGCCAGTTGGGTCGGGCTCGATGAGAGTCAGATTTAAGTTAGAACCTCAGGTGGAGGTAACTAATCACAATCCAGCCCCTCTTGGCTACATTGTGTTGCCGGAGACGCCTGGGTTGGGTGGGTTGAAAGTTGAACCCGAGGAGAGATCCGGCATTGGTGACCCTCTCTGGGCAACCAGTTGTGCCGGTGGAGATGAAGTTCGAATATGTGGTTACACCACCAGCGCCTCTGGGCTTCCCTGTGTCGCCAGTGAGGTTGGTGGAGTCCGTGGTCGGGGCTGGCTCTGAGGGAGAGGTGATCGTCATCTCTGACTCGGAAGAGATGGAGGTTGAAGCTCCTTTAGAGGCCAGTCTTGAGCTAGTGCAGGAGGTCGGAAGTAGAAAGCCTGTAGATGAAATCGAGCTAGTGCAGGAGGTCGTATTAAGAAGGCCTGTAGAGGAAATCGAGGAGTCTGTACGTATGGTTCGGAGTGAGAGACGCCCAAGGCGTACAGAGGGTGAAGTAGGGATGGATACCAGGGACAGATCCCGGTCTCACCAGGATGAGGAAGGGGAGTGGAGGAGGCAGGTTCGGTATTGTCCGGTATGCGGATTCAGGACACGTGCGGTTCGGTACCATGTGACACACCAGCATCTTTCACCTGCTTTTGGTCGCGAGGAATTGGAGGACCAGGAATTAGATTATCTCCGGTTCAGGGGAGTCATGTGCATCGCCTATGGTCTGGGTCTCCAGAGACTTAATGATATCATGGTTTTCGTGCGCCGGGTTAGGTTAAACATTCCGGAGAATTCTTGGCTTTGCAACAATGACCAAGCTTTAATGGAAAGGGTGTGTCGTCAGTTTGACTGGATAATACCGGCCGTGTTCCATGTCGCACGGGTTAATTCCAGGGCACTTCCCTTCCACCGGAGAGTTATGGCCGCACGTCTTAAAAAGTGCGGTCCTGAGTTAAGGTCCGATTTCCGGGCTCAGAGGTTCGCTTGGCGCAGCGTGGTACGGGCAGCTGGGACGGCTCAGGAAACTGAGTCGTCACAGAGACCCGAGCCATCTTGCACGGTGTCAGCGGTGAAGGCGACTTGGTCGGCGCAGGAAACTGAGCTAGCACAGAAACCTGGACCAAACGGTTGTGTGGCAGCAGCGGATCGGGAAATTGACTCGACTCTGGAACCTGAGTCGATGCAAGTGCTCAGGCCGGTGTTGATGGAAACTCAGGCGACTGAGTCGGGTCAACATGTTGATTCGCCTCGGAGACATGAGGTTTCTAGCGATCTAGTTGCAGGAGATCGGGCTGTGCCATCGGCTCCAGTGGCATGGTCGATGTCGGAGCCTGAATCCCTAGTAGAAGATTTGTTGGACGATGCACCGGAGGTCCGTTCGTGGGAGTTGGCTAGGAATGCGCAACTTTCCGCATTTGACAGCCACGTTCACCTGGACCGCAGTGGCAAGGTGACCCGGATCGGTTCCATTGAGGCGCTGGTGGGGAATTCCGTAGGGCCCACACCTGAGGTACCAGTGAGGGTTAATGGGGGAATTGCAGTTTACTGTGATCTTCCCAACTACCCAAGGGCATGTCCCTGTGTCGCTGGTTTCGGGTCGGTCGTTGGGGTGCATCAAAAAGCGCCTCTAGGGGACGTTAAGGGGGTGGTCAACCAGGTTTAGAGAGAGTTAAGAAAGGATAGATTTGGTCGCGCTGGGAGAGATAGGTTTGGACCAGAAGGAGCCTGAGCAGGATTGAGGCAGACAGGAGAGGATTGTTTGTGGGATTATTAGAGCTGGCTTGCCCCAGGCGACCAGTAGTCCCGCCTATTCTTGGTTGGTCTGCCGCGTTCTCTCGGTGCTACTTGAGCATCTCTTGTATGGCTGCGCGCTTCGACCCAGTGCAGAAGTCTGCCGTCCGAGAGATTGCGGTTGATCGGCTGTTGGTGGAGACCGACTCTCCCTACATGCGTGTCCGGGGAAAGCTCCATAATACTCCAGTATATGTGGGGGAGGTGGCCAATGTTGTGGACCGGATAGGGCGTGTGATCCTTGGGGAGGTTTTACGCACTACCGCCGAGAAAAGTAGGCGTCTGTATAACCTTTAGGGGGTCAGTTGCTGAAATTGTACTCGGGGATCGAACTGTAGGATGGCGCCACCATTTGGGGCACCCTGTAACTGGTGTGTGATGCGGTCAGTTGTATGGCAGACATTTACTGAGAGTGTGCGTGATGCGGTCAGTTTTATGGCCGACATTGTTCGAGGTTGTACTAGATGCGGTCGGTTGTACGGCTGACCTTTACTGAGGTTGTGCGCTAAATTTTACGGCCGACATTGTTCAAGGTTGACCTAGATGCGGTCAATTTTATGGCCGACATTATTCTTGGTTATGCTAGATGCGGTCAATTTTATGGCCGACATGGTTGTGCTAGATGCGGTCAGTTTTATGGCCTACATTATTCATGGTTGTGCTAGATGCGGTCAATTTTATGGCCGACATTGTTCGAGGATTGTTGTAGAAGCGGTCGGTTGTACGACTGACATTTACTGAGGTTGTGCGGTCAATTTTATGGCCGACACTGTTCAAGGTTGAGCTAGATGCGGCCAGTTGTAGGGCCGGCACGGACTTGGGTGTGGCACGCATAGGGATCCTGTGGGTCTTTTTGGTCATTAATATGATTAAGGAATAAGGTCAAACCATTGAACAGGTGACAGGATCCCTCCTTGTGGTCTATGCTGTATGGGGAAATGTGGGCAAATGGTTAAATATGAGCCTAAATCTAGTCAAGAAACTTAAGTTGGGTCTATGCTGTAGTGAGTGGTCTGGTTAATTAATGTAATGCGTGCCAGGGATTTTTTAGGTAGTTAATGGGAGTCTGACTGATCATGCTTAATTATGAGTAACATGTCAAAGAGGGCTGGGTCATGAACAAGGGTAATGGATGGGCATGAGGTAAGAGTCTTTTAATTAAGAATGGGGGCTATAAAATGGGGAGGAATGTGTTGAAATGACCGAATCGTTGTGGGACCGTTCCGACCAATAGCATGTAGGGCGTGAATAACGCCGGGACCCAGTGTGCTATCCGGATTCAAAAAAGAAGTTGTGTTTCACTGTTACCTTTTAATTAATCTGTTTATATCTTGTGGACGCACCATTCTTGATGTCATCCACATTGACTGATGTGGATAGATAATATTCATTTACCACTATTTCACAACATTACATTAGTGTATATAACATTTTCACAAAGTGTTTTCTAAATAAGATACTATTTCCTAAAACAGTCATCAACATTATAACAAATGAACGTTTATAATGGCTTTAAGCTAGTATTTACAATTTTCAACGAAAACATTTATTCTGGCAATTGTAAAACAACATCTAAATATAAATAGTTTTCTTATCTAAAATCATGCACATTGTATCAATCATTGAAATGTATAACGAACAGAAATAACCCGTGACCGATACGTTTACTCGTATTTTTGCAGAACAACTATTGTTGCAATTGATTTTAACTCTAGTTGCGTATATTTTCTGGTAGTACCTATTCTTGACTTTAAATctatattttattcattattgtttttgtttttgtttttagaaacataataagatcgtatatactcgctttaattCCATGGACGGTAgctttaaaaatgcattatatgCTTTATCCTTTGCAAGTACCATGTAGCTCACATCATATGGATAAACACCATCATGCATCGTGCCTTGACCTTTCAACATTGAGAGGCGTGATAAATATAGACTAGAAAAATAGACTATCACTTTGGCTTTTATGTACGGAagccggatagtgccatctataatcttgcCATTCTTTCATCAAgtgcgacactagacacacgaagcgatacacgatatttttcgcgacagtcgcggcgacgtacAATGTACGATTTTTTTCGCGATAGTCGCGGTGACGCAAGATATTTTGCGCAATAGTCGCGTCAACGcgcgatatatttaacacgatatatcgccttttgggctacctaaaaaagggcgatatatcgtgttaaatatatcgtgcgtcgccgcgactgtcgcgaaaaatatcgtgtatcgcttcgtgtgtttaGTGTCACCCTTGATAAAAGAAGGGCGAGAATATAGAAtacactatccggattccgtaattaTGTGACAGTGATTCATGATTCAAAGTGCAGATATAACTTATGCGGCGTGCGATTGAAACGTTTGCAACCTTAAATAGATATGCATTCGACGTATTCATTGAAAACAAGTTCACCGTAagattttgtttgttaattttgaaataaatataaggaCTACATAAAGGTATGTAGGTATCTTTCACTTTTTCAATGATGGGTTAAATTGGCTCAATGTATCTCAACTTAAGCTTGCGTATATTACCAGTACATGTACGTGTATATATGTTGATATATTCACTGTGCTTAAACAGGTATGCTGTCATATTAAACATACTCTATTTAAGTCCGTAGTGGGCGATATACTACGTACTGCAAATTCGAAAAGCATGATCGATTTTTAACGCAATTTCaatcaaatatgttttatgaaataaacaCTGAACAATGACGATGTAGATGTGTCCTTTGCAGTTATGATTACGATAACGGCATATGTTTATTTAGCCATTAACATGGCCGGTGATTTTTCCAGGACTGACTGGTACAATTTACGAACTTtcagttatacatgtatatacgcgAACTTGAAGGTCTAGCGTTTACATTGAGGTTTATATGCATTCCGCTTAAAGCTTTACACATACGCATGTTTGATATtgttacaatttaaatatatgttattgtGTTGAGCATACAAAACACATTCACACATGTATTCAGGTGATATTCGACTCTCAACACGACGGTAAAATTCAATAGTGGAGAACGAATTTTCGggtaattgtgtttgttttaaaaaaggtgTTTGTGTAAAATCACACTGCTTTAAGATAGTAATGGGAAATATCTACACAGTTGCATCATCAGTCATCGGTACGAATTACTCTGCTTATGGTAGGCTacaagacatttaaaaaaaaatcacactgaagaaaacaatatatacatgtatatatattttgatttattatttacatttcgCATTCGCCCTATATTGATGCGGTGATTTTTTATTCCtttaacatgaaatttattttttcttaaaataagtcTTACCACTTGAAATATAAGACAAAGTattaatttgatttattaaatgcAGAAATATATTGATAGTATTTacattatttgaattaattttataaGAGAATCACTATAACAACATGCTTACAGATAACAATAATACTTTTAGAAATCAACAATTGTTGTGATTGTATGCAGACGAAATGTTTTGTCCAAACAATACGAAGAACGCTACAGACGATAGCAAGAACCTTCAAATTGCGTCTACAGTCAGTTGCGTCCTGTCAATGTTTGGCGCTGTCGTCATCATGATGACCTACTGTTGCATGGAGACCATCCGCAATACTACCAGGAAGCTGGTTACCGTACTGAGTGTGGCAGATTTCTTCACGTCAGCGGGTTTGTCagatatcaatatttattgaagCCGGTTATGCAATTTAAGAGAACTTTTATAGACAATTTCTTCACCAATGAAATGCAGAACATTTCTTTAAGATCAGTCTTAGCAGTATCCATATAATATctaattaatgtttatttcatcaaatcaCACTAACATAATGCAGCGTCATAGTTAAACATGTGTCTAAAGAACTCATCAGAATCCAGACCATTTTCACAAATGTAAATATTGCTGTAGTTGTTTGAGGAGCTTTTGGGTGTATAacgatttgtaaaaaaatagtTAATCATGCATATTTCTTAGTGTTCATTTTTAAGCATCTTCATGTTTGTCATTTGCAGGATACATGTCAGCTATTGTGGTAAACAAATACCCATCGGTTTTGTTCAACCAAACTACTTTCTGTCGTGTACAAAGCGCTGTTACCACATATTCCAGCATGGTGTCGTTTTTCCTCACTGTGGCTATTGCTGCATATTTGTTCTTTGCAATCTACCGCGAGGCCGTTCCTGGAAAAAGATTTTATATAGCTACAAATATTGTGTCCTGGATGATTCCGGGTATTCTCGGCTTTCTATATATTTTGCTAGAAAAATCAGATTTGTACAAATTGAATTCACTGTCACAGTAATCATAATTGttatataacttttaaatatagCATATGCAATTATGGACTTAAAGCTTAACATTTTTAAAGTATGAACAACAACTCTTTAGGTTAGTGCTTtagtaaatgttttattatattaacataaaatgGTTATGGCATGATGTGATTCGAATAACATTATAAGAGGTAagtgtttgaaaatgattatgatgatactaAAATTTCAATAGCGAACGCTACTTGCACccgaatacaaaacataaataagtaCGTAACTGTATTTTATGAAAGATTTATGTTTGCGCTGTTGTCGgatcatagtaaaataatttatttacaatatcAGTATGGTGTACAATAACTAATTcatttgaaaatgtattatattaatataggCGTCGTGATAGCAGTTGCTTTGTATCATGATATGCTGGGTCGTGAAGACAATCACGGATACACAATTGGCACCGGACCGTGGTGCTGGGTAAAATGCAAAGATGAGGACAATGGcacaaaaacattattatatatgcTATTCACTGGAAAGTTTTGGGAAATTGGTTGTTATGTTCTAACAGCGGGATTTTACATTCTCCTCAAATTGAAATTGGTAAGGTCAATAATActcgtattttattttaatattttatagtaAGTCATCAAACCAAGTTTTATACTTTGCGAGGTTATTAAGTTAGCAATACAAAATAGCATGTtggatctttaatttaaaaaaaaaactgaatatATTTTGACTAAAAATGAgcattgtattgtttttatttatttatacaattatagTATCTTCACCATCGGTTTCACACCTTAGACCAACTTAATCCCGACCTTAGATCAGACGATAGGAATTTTCTGTATGTCTGGTTAGTACTACTTGCCATTCGGATATGGGGGACAATTCGGTTTTTAATCACTGCCTTCTCGACGAATGACAAACTACTAAACACTATACTACTATATCTTCAAGCGGTTGGCGATCCGTCACAGGCGTTCTTCAACTGTATTCTTTTCTGCCTCTTTGACACCGAGGTAAGAGGCAGGATTGCCAATGCGATTAGTTGTTGTGTTCCCCGCAAGACCCAGAGTGCATCAAATGAGCCTGATGCCTCTTCAAGCTTGCCTTCTGTTGACTCAAGTGTTGAAGACAGCCAATCGACGGGCTCGTCCTCAGAGATTCCAGATGTTTCAGAAAGAGCAAAACTTGTAAACAAAGAGAATCCTGGGCATGAAAAACTTTATCAGTCGGTAAACCATTGTTGGAAAGAATCAAACGAGGGTTCAATGTAGAACGTGTTTCAGATGCATTGAAGCCTCTTCATGCATAACTTCAAAAGTTTCATTGATTttgtaatttattacattatttaatatatgtacaaagttcTGCGTGTTATTGTATACAAAATCTACAGCTTCAAACTTAATCATTATCAGCATTATAATACCGAAGTTTGCAAATATATAGGCTTGTTAACAATAAAAATGTCAAGTGACATTTCTAGAGTTGTCCGTAT from Dreissena polymorpha isolate Duluth1 chromosome 5, UMN_Dpol_1.0, whole genome shotgun sequence harbors:
- the LOC127882432 gene encoding G-protein coupled receptor 157-like isoform X2 translates to MFCPNNTKNATDDSKNLQIASTVSCVLSMFGAVVIMMTYCCMETIRNTTRKLVTVLSVADFFTSAGVVIAVALYHDMLGREDNHGYTIGTGPWCWVKCKDEDNGTKTLLYMLFTGKFWEIGCYVLTAGFYILLKLKLYLHHRFHTLDQLNPDLRSDDRNFLYVWLVLLAIRIWGTIRFLITAFSTNDKLLNTILLYLQAVGDPSQAFFNCILFCLFDTEVRGRIANAISCCVPRKTQSASNEPDASSSLPSVDSSVEDSQSTGSSSEIPDVSERAKLVNKENPGHEKLYQSVNHCWKESNEGSM
- the LOC127882432 gene encoding G-protein coupled receptor 157-like isoform X1 — its product is MFCPNNTKNATDDSKNLQIASTVSCVLSMFGAVVIMMTYCCMETIRNTTRKLVTVLSVADFFTSAGYMSAIVVNKYPSVLFNQTTFCRVQSAVTTYSSMVSFFLTVAIAAYLFFAIYREAVPGKRFYIATNIVSWMIPGVVIAVALYHDMLGREDNHGYTIGTGPWCWVKCKDEDNGTKTLLYMLFTGKFWEIGCYVLTAGFYILLKLKLYLHHRFHTLDQLNPDLRSDDRNFLYVWLVLLAIRIWGTIRFLITAFSTNDKLLNTILLYLQAVGDPSQAFFNCILFCLFDTEVRGRIANAISCCVPRKTQSASNEPDASSSLPSVDSSVEDSQSTGSSSEIPDVSERAKLVNKENPGHEKLYQSVNHCWKESNEGSM